A stretch of the Drosophila sulfurigaster albostrigata strain 15112-1811.04 chromosome 2L, ASM2355843v2, whole genome shotgun sequence genome encodes the following:
- the LOC133850293 gene encoding LOW QUALITY PROTEIN: collagen alpha-1(IV) chain (The sequence of the model RefSeq protein was modified relative to this genomic sequence to represent the inferred CDS: deleted 2 bases in 2 codons), with translation MMLPHWKRLLFAAVIAGALVSTNAQFWKNPGATGSIQDSVRHNPREDPGRTFSIDDSYDIVDSAGTHHNGQLPKNCTSGYAGCVPKCIAEKGNRGLPGPEGPTGPKGLMGYSGPDGPPGDKGQKGDPGPFGARGDKGEHGSRGMPGLPGVAGVQGPAGNPGFPGIPGKDGCDGTEGLSGLQGLNGMAGPRGYPGGPGLKGEKGEPAKENGDYAKGEKGEPGFAGRSGFPGPEGERGLKGERGDTGPFGPPGPRGDRGIKGEKGNACFATAMPGEKGDKGDKGDPAIKVPATGGPETVVGPKGDKGSKGEIGYAGEKGGLGPAGEPGHDGQKGEKGLPGGAGTRGRQGNFGPPGPAGQKGDRGETGLHGLPGQPGLKGEPGRAGYDGERGLVGPPGPPGGGHGQPGAPGPKGPRGYTGQPGPQGLNGVNGAPGPQGYVGAKGGPGLPGHAGNEGPAGQKGEKGIAGRVGPQGPIGPTGHNGPPGPEGQKGEHGTPGYGIQGPKGNDGLNGADGLKGAKGERGYKGSAGAPGDSKLGRPGTPGQAGIPGPQGDAGRPGIPGDKGVMGPKGEIGGKCSLCPPGLKGDKGDRGGNGIPGNPGARGPPGERGYPGEHGDDGIIGQMGPPGEKGQDGSPGAPGADGPPGKSAFVDMSLIVTEKGQKGESGYPGAAGVKGERGDAGSPGFPGQKGEIGIKGDKGYVGQPGTDGAPGSPGRPGADGFPGISIKGEPGRPGFDGIKGDKGSSGYLGQKGEPGTCAADELKAPLKGDKGERGATGMPGNNGPMGQKGDLGIRGEIGATGPQGPPGLVGPRGITGPRGEKGNPGQFGAPGNDGKDGVRGPPGRFGERGQKGEQGYTVAGPPGPQGRDGLPGEKGDQGLVGAPGFLGPDGSPGYPGDKGDSGFPGQPGGTGSVGEKGEPGPIGPEGRPGPPGTPGIDGVRGRDGAKGEPGSPGLVGMPGNKGDRGAPGNDGPKGFTGPVGAPGKRGPPGLAGFSGIKGDKGDRGLSGNDGPTGARGPTGPPGLMGVKGDTGPQGLPGQNGLEGLNGEKGDQGLPGFDGAQGEPGDASEKGQKGEPGAPGLRGQDGQPGRQGLVGDKGLPGIAVHGRPGPQGEKGDAGHDGQVGYDGRPGEKGDRGFQGAPGPRGEKGLNGQPGRPGSPGLDGKPGAQGAPGPIGYAGPKGIKGDRGPAGESGLKGDQGLPGQPGYHGQQGIKGDKGEKGPQGRSAIVDAIKGEKGIAGIPGMHGQQGQKGSKGEAGQIGYSGEKGDRGLTGPPGIAGLPGLAGEKGEIGFRGETGYPGPVIKGEKGLPGRAGKNGREGAPGLPGLKGEPGLPGLPGNAGLVGLPGPIGPVGLKGERGLPGAPGVDGAAGLNGAQGIKGEIGYTGQKGERGVAGFEGQKGDKGEQGISGPPGLAGLVGLKGDIGLPGMDGHPGPAGAPGEKGFSGPKGRDGRDGLPGQRGQKGEPGLVPPPGQKGEPGHPGRDGQKGDVGLPGERGLIGIQGERGEKGERGFIGVTGAVGRPGIKGERGEQGVIGLEGAVGPIGYKGEPGAPCTTAQDYLTGILVTRHSQSDQVPKCAAGQVELWTGYSLLYVDGNDYAANQDLGSPGSCVPRFSTLPVMSCGQNNVCNYASRNDKSFWLSTSAPIPMMPVNDFEISKYISRCVVCEAPANVIAVHSQSLAIPNCPNGWEGLWIGYSFLMHTAVGNGGGGQALQSPGSCLEDFRATPFIECNGAKGHCHFYETMTSFWMVTLEESEQFQRPEQQTIKAGNLLTRVSRCQVCVKNSS, from the exons CACCATAACGGTCAATTACCTAAGAACTGCACAAGTGGATATGCGGGATGTGTACCAAAATGCATAGCTGAGAAGGGTAACCGAGGTTTACCTGGTCCCGAAGGTCCTACCGGACCCAAGGGTCTCATGGGCTACAGTGGTCCCGACGGACCCCCCGGTGACAAAGGGCAAAAGGGTGATCCAGGTCCATTTGGAGCTCGTGGCGATAAGGGCGAGCATGGCTCACGTGGTATGCCCGGTTTGCCCGGTGTAGCTGGTGTTCAAGGTCCCGCTGGAAATCCTGGTTTCCCCGGTATTCCTGGTAAAGATGGCTGCGATGGCACTGAAGGTCTGAGCGGCTTGCAAGGTCTCAATGGCATGGCTGGTCCACGTGGTTACCCAGGCGGACCAGGTTTAAAGGGCGAGAAAGGAGAACCTGCCAAGGAGAATGGCGACTATGCTAAGGGTGAGAAAGGTGAGCCCGGTTTCGCAGGACGCTCGGGTTTCCCAGGACCTGAAGGTGAACGCGGCTTGAAGGGCGAACGCGGTGACACTGGTCCATTTGGTCCACCTGGACCTCGAGGAGATCGCGGTATCAAGGGTGAAAAAGGCAACGCGTGTTTCGCCACAGCTATGCCCGGCGAAAAGGGAGACAAAGGTGATAAGGGTGACCCAGCAATAAAGGTTCCTGCCACTGGAGGCCCAGAGACAGTTGTTGGACCAAAAGGTGACAAGGGTAGTAAGGGTGAAATCGGATATGCCGGTGAAAAGGGTGGTTTGGGCCCAGCAGGAGAGCCAGGACATGATGGTCAAAAGGGAGAAAAAGGCTTGCCGGGTGGCGCTGGCACTAGA GGTCGTCAAGGTAACTTTGGTCCACCAGGTCCTGCGGGACAGAAGGGTGATCGTGGAGAAACTGGCTTACATGGATTGCCTGGTCAGCCTGGTTTGAAGGGTGAACCTGGACGCGCTGGTTATGATGGTGAGCGAGGTTTGGTCGGT CCCCCAGGTCCCCCCGGTGGCGGCCATGGACAACCAGGAGCTCCTGGTCCAAAAGGACCTCGTGGTTATACAGGACAGCCAGGTCCACAGGGCTTAAACGGTGTTAACGGTGCACCAGGACCTCAAGGTTATGTGGGAGCTAAAGGCGGTCCTGGTCTACCAGGACATGCTGGTAATGAAGGTCCTGCAGGACAAAAGGGTGAA AAAGGTATAGCTGGACGCGTAGGACCACAAGGTCCAATCGGTCCAACTGGACACAATGGTCCTCCAGGACCCGAAGGACAAAAGGGAGAGCACGGAACGCCTGGCTATGGTATCCAAGGCCCCAAAGGAAACGATGGACTTAATGG CGCCGACGGCCTTAAAGGCGCAAAAGGAGAACGCGGATATAAGGGTAGTGCTGGCGCACCTGGCGATTCCAAATTAGGTAGACCCGGTACTCCTGGTCAGGCTGGTATTCCCGGACCTCAAGGTGATGCCGGTCGTCCTGGTATTCCCGGTGATAAGGGTGTTATGGGTCCTAAGGGAGAAATCGGCGGCAAATGTTCTTTATGCCCACCTGGGTTAAAGGGAGACAAGGGTGACCGTGGTGGAAACGGCATTCCTGGAAATCCAGGCGCTCGGGGTCCTCCTGGTGAACGTGGCTACCCTGGAGAACATGGTGATGATGGAATTATTGGACAGATGGGACCCCCTGGCGAGAAAGGACAGGATGGCTCTCCCGGCGCCCCTGGTGCTGATGGTCCTCCCGGAAAATCGGCATTTGTAGACATGAGCCTAATTGTAACCGAAAAGGGTCAGAAAGGAGAGTCTGGATATCCCGGTGCGGCAGGTGTAAAGGGCGAACGCGGTGACGCAGGTAGTCCCGGTTTCCCAGGACAAAAAGGAGAAATAGGAATAAAGGGAGACAAAGGATACGTCGGTCAACCCGGCACGGATGGTGCGCCAGGCAGTCCTGGACGTCCTGGTGCCGATGGTTTCCCCGGCATAAGCATTAAAGGAGAACCGGGACGACCTGGATTCGATGGAATTAAAGGTGACAAGGGATCATCTGGATATCTTGGTCAAAAGGGCGAGCCCGGAACGTGCGCAGCGGACGAACTAAAGGCTCCATTAAAGGGCGACAAAGGAGAGCGTGGTGCCACCGGAATGCCTGGTAACAATGGACCAATGGGACAAAAGGGTGACCTCGGTATTCGTGGTGAAATAGGTGCTACTGGTCCTCAGGGCCCTCCTGGATTGGTAGGACCTCGTGGCATAACTGGACCCCGTGGTGAGAAAGGAAATCCCGGTCAGTTTGGTGCTCCCGGTAACGATGGCAAAGATGGAGTTCGTGGTCCACCTGGACGTTTTGGCGAGCGTGGACAAAAGGGAGAGCAGGGCTACACCGTTGCAGGACCCCCTGGACCTCAGGGCCGTGACGGTTTGCCAGGCGAAAAGGGAGATCAAGGTTTAGTTGGAGCTCCTGGTTTTCTTGGTCCTGATGGCAGTCCTGGTTACCCCGGTGACAAAGGTGACTCTGGCTTCCCCGGCCAACCTGGTGGAACTGGCTCAGTTGGCGAGAAGGGTGAGCCTGGCCCAATCGGTCCTGAAGGTCGTCCTGGACCTCCAGGCACTCCAGGTATTGATGGCGTACGAGGTCGTGACGGTGCCAAGGGTGAGCCTGGTAGTCCTGGTCTTGTTGGTATGCCTGGCAACAAGGGTGATCGTGGAGCACCCGGCAATGATGGACCCAAAGGATTCACAGGACCTGTTGGTGCTCCTGGCAAGCGAGGTCCTCCTGGTCTAGCTGGATTCTCCg GTATTAAGGGAGATAAGGGTGATCGCGGATTAAGTGGCAACGATGGACCGACTGGAGCCAGAGGGCCTACCGGTCCACCTGGATTAATGGGTGTTAAGGGTGATACTGGACCACAGGGTCTGCCTGGACAGAATGGATTAGAAGGACTGAATGGCGAAAAGGGTGACCAAGGTTTGCCAGGTTTCGATGGAGCTCAGGGAGAACCAGGAGATGCGTCTGAGAAGGGACAAAAAGGTGAACCTGGTGCACCCGGTCTTCGTGGTCAAGATGGTCAGCCTGGAAGACAAGGTCTGGTTGGTGACAAGGGTTTGCCGGGCATTGCTGTACATGGACGCCCTGGCCCACAGGGCGAAAAGGGTGATGCCGGTCATGATGGTCAAGTTGGATATGATGGACGCCCTGGCGAGAAGGGCGACCGAGGTTTCCAAGGCGCACCTGGACCAAGGGGCGAGAAAGGATTGAACGGACAACCTGGACGTCCAGGAAGCCCTGGACTTGATGGCAAGCCCGGAGCACAAGGAGCTCCTGGACCTATTGGATATGCAGGACCAAAAGGAATCAAGGGCGATAGAGGACCAGCTGGTGAAAGCGGTTTGAAGGGTGATCAAGGTCTTCCAGGTCAACCCGGCTACCATGGACAACAAGGTATCAAGGGTGATAAGGGCGAGAAGGGTCCTCAAGGTCGCTCCGCTATCGTCGACGCCATAAAGGGAGAAAAGGGTATAGCCGGTATACCCGGCATGCATGGACAGCAAGGCCAAAAGGGAAGCAAGGGTGAAGCTGGTCAAATTGGATATAGTGGCGAGAAGGGCGATCGTGGTCTAACCGGACCTCCTGGTATTGCTGGATTGCCTGGCTTAGCCGGAGAAAAGGGAGAGATTGGTTTCCGAGGAGAGACTGGCTATCCCGGTCCTGTTATTAAGGGAGAAAAGGGATTGCCTGGACGTGCTGGCAAAAACGGACGTGAAG GTGCACCTGGATTGCCTGGCTTGAAGGGTGAGCCTGGTTTGCCCGGCTTACCGGGTAATGCCGGTCTTGTTGGTCTGCCCGGTCCCATCGGTCCAGTAGGACTTAAAGGAGAACGTGGTTTGCCTGGAGCCCCTGGTGTCGATGGCGCTGCAGGCTTGAATGGAGCCCAAGGTATAAAGGGAGAAATTGGTTACACTGGTCAGAAGGGTGAGCGTGGCGTTGCTGGTTTTGAAGGACAGAAGGGTGACAAAGGAGAGCAAGGTATTTCTGGTCCCCCTGGTCTCGCCGGATTGGTTGGTCTAAAGGGAGACATTGGTTTGCCGGGTATGGATGGACACCCTGGTCCAGCTGGAGCACCAGGCGAGAAAGGTTTCTCAGGTCCCAAGGGTCGTGATGGCCGCGACGGTTTGCCCGGACAGCGTGGTCAAAAGGGAGAGCCTGGCTTGGTTCCACCACCCGGACAGAAGGGCGAACCTGGTCATCCTGGCCGTGATGGACAAAAGGGCGATGTTGGCCTTCCTGGTGAACGTGGTCTCATCGGAATTCAAGGTGAACGCGGCGAGAAAGGTGAACGCGGCTTTATTGGTGTTACTGGCGCCGTTGGTCGACCTGGCATCAAAGGCGAGCGTGGTGAGCAAGGTGTAATAGGTTTGGAGGGTGCGGTCGGTCCCATTGGCTACAAGGGAGAGCCTGGTGCACCGTGTACCACTGCCCAAGATTATCTCACCGGTATTTTGGTCACACGTCATAGTCAGAGCGATCAAGTACCAAAGTGTGCAGCAGGACAAGTTGAATTATGGACCGGTTACTCTCTACTCTATGTTGATGGCAATGATTATGCGGCCAATCAAGATCTTGGCTCTCCCGGTTCCTGTGTACCGCGTTTCTCAACACTGCCCGTGATGTCGTGCGGACAGAACAACGTCTGCAACTATGCATCGCGCAATGATAAGAGCTTCTGGCTATCAACATCGGCACCGATACCGATGATGCCAGTAAATGATTTCGAGAtcagcaaatatatttcacgTTGCGTCGTTTGTGAGGCGCCAGCCAATGTGATTGCTGTACACAGTCAGTCTTTGGCGATACCCAATTGTCCCAATGGCTGGGAAGGTCTTTGGATCGGCTACAGTTTCCTCATG CACACGGCTGTTGGCAATGGTGGCGGTGGTCAAGCGCTGCAATCGCCCGGCTCCTGTTTGGAGGACTTCCGTGCCACTCCGTTCATTGAGTGCAATGGTGCAAAGGGACACTGCCATTTCTATGAGACCATGACCAGCTTCTGGATGGTCACGCTCGAGGAAAGCGAACAATTCCAGAGGCCCGAGCAACAAACCATCAAGGCCGGCAACTTGCTGACCCGTGTTTCCAGGTGTCAAGTCTGTGTGAAGAACTCCTCATAA